A region of the Atribacteraceae bacterium genome:
GACCAGCACAAGGGTGATACTCACCACCAACCCGACCATTTTACGCATTGGGGCCACCTCCTTATCAACAGCCACGGTGTAAGGGGAACGACCAGGGGAAAGTATTTTTACCGCTTTGTTCCTCACCACTGCAAGTTCATCTACCACCGAATAGCTGGAACGTTTCCTCTGATCCCGAATTATTCGTCGAAGTTCTCCATAATTTTATAAAATACCTTTAGAAAGTTGGGATCGAACTGCCGGCCCGCTCCCTGTTCCAGTTCCCGTAGTACTTCCTAAAGAGATGCCGGCGGCTTGTACGAGCGCCCACTGGTCATGGCGTCAAAGGTATCGAGGATAGCGATGATCCTGGAAAGAACCGGGATTTCCTCCGCCTTGCGACCATAAGGGTACCCGTCTCCGTCCCAGCGCTCATGGTGGGCCAAGATCGCTTCGGCGATTGGCGCCAGTTCCGACGAGACGCGGGCGATCCGGTACCCGATCTCGGGATGTCTGCGAACCTCCTCCCATTCTTGGCTGGAAAGTGTTTCGGCCTTGCCGAGAATGTGCCGGGAAACCGCCACGGTCCCCAAGTCGTGGAACCGAGCGAGCATATCCAGTTGACCGATCTCTTCTTCGGATAGAGCGGCGGCTTGCCCCATCTTTCGGGCCAGAGTCCGCATTCGGAGGGCGTGCGCTTCGTTCTCCTGAGTTTTTTCCTGAAACAGTCGCTCCAGAGAAGCGATGAAAGCCCGACGGACTTCGCGCGTCTCGGCGAGCCGGTTCTCGAACATCCGGTCTTCGGCCAGGCGGATTATATCGGCGTAGTCCTCTTTTCGGTGATTTTTCACCGCATATCCCAAGGAAAGGGAGAGCGCCACCGGGTCAGGATCGGCTTCCCGAAGGGCCGTACGTATCCGGTGCACGATATCGGGCACTTTCTCCAGGGGCGTCTGCGGAAGGAGAATGATAAACTCGTCGCCGCCCCAGCGGGCAATGATGTCTTCTTCCCGGCACGTGTTTTTGAGCACTTCGGCGATGCGTTCCAGGAGCCGGTCGCCTTCCCGGTGGCCAAAGACATCGTTGACCAGCCTCAACCCGTTGACGTTGCCTATCACCACCCCAAGAGGAAACTGGCGAGGGGTATTGAGGCGGCGGAATTCTTCCTCCAGAAACACCCGGTTGTACAGGCGGGTCACCGGGTCATGGAAGAGTAGGTATTTAACCTGTTCTTCGGCCCGTTTCTGTTCGCTGATGTTCCGGTTGACACCGACCAGCCCAATAATTTCCCCCGCCTGGTCTTTCAGGAACACCTTGGTGGCCAAAAACCACTCTCCACCGGGCAATTTAATTTCCCGGTGGATTGCGGGCAATCCCTCCTCAAGCAACCGGTGATCGTCGCTGCGGAGCGTCCGAAACAGGGCGGGAGGCAAGAGAGACCGATCGGTGCTCCCTTTAAGGGCATCCAGCGAGGGGAAATTGAAAAAATCTAGAAAGGCCGTGTTCGCCATCGCGTAGTGGCCCTGCAGATCCTTGCTGTAGATCTGATCGGGTATGGCGTCGATCAGGGTCTGGAGCAGATTCCGCTCACTGGAGAGCAGAGTGTCCATTTGTTTTCTTTCAAGGATATTCGACAGGATTTCTCCAACCAGTTGCAGCAAGACGATATGCTTCTCCGTCCATTCCTTCTCTTCATAGACCGTATCGAACCCGATGAACCCAACCAGGTGTCCCTGTAAAGCCAGCGGAAACACCAGCACTGACCGGCAGGACTGGGACAGAAGAAGGGCCTTTTCCGCCTGCGCTTCGGGAGGAAGGGCGGCCACGCGCGGTATATGGATCACCTCCCGGGACTGGAGCTTGCCCATCCCCCAGGGAAAGAGGTCCGTGGAAAGGTTTTTCAACCGGTTGATTTGGGGGGTCACGCCCCCCCGGCACCATCCATGGGTATTGTTCACAATACGACAATGTTCATCGGTAAACTGGAATACATAAGAACGGTCGACTTCTTGAAATTCACCGATGGCGCAGAGCAATTTTTCAATCCCCTCGTCGACCCTTTCGAGGGGGAGGTTAATGAAAATGGTTGCCAGCATCAGGACCATTTTTTCAAAATCCCGGTGCTTGAGAAGGACGTCTTCCGCCTTTTTCCGTTCGGTAATGTCCCGGCTGATCCCCACCAGGCCCACGATGTTGTCAGCCGCATCCCGGAGAGGAACCTTAGTCGAGAGAAACCAGTGCATTTCCCCGGTTTTTCCGTTCCGGATCACTTCTTCCTTGTTGACCAAGGGAGTCCCATTCTCCATCACTCGTTGTTCGTCTTCGTAAAATTCGCGGGCGGTTGCCGGAGGGAAAAAGTCATAATCGGTCCTTCCCAGGACCTCTTCCGGACCGGTCAATCCCAGCACGTTCAGGTGCACCCGATTAGACGTGATGAAACGGCTTTGCCGGT
Encoded here:
- a CDS encoding PAS domain-containing protein produces the protein MRLSGFLDFLEDFPQPASLVSLMDEVIFVNSAGLSFFGFEPDLVNGQTVSAVFGEQLGRFMQENRPARSSQKAGTFIEAVSVRSPSQEVSRMVDVSCTPLRPEDVDRCLVLTFSEAGKTVNEIARTVAESRYRATWNDFSGSIILAERNVHILQTLIENLPDLVYIKDRQSRFITSNRVHLNVLGLTGPEEVLGRTDYDFFPPATAREFYEDEQRVMENGTPLVNKEEVIRNGKTGEMHWFLSTKVPLRDAADNIVGLVGISRDITERKKAEDVLLKHRDFEKMVLMLATIFINLPLERVDEGIEKLLCAIGEFQEVDRSYVFQFTDEHCRIVNNTHGWCRGGVTPQINRLKNLSTDLFPWGMGKLQSREVIHIPRVAALPPEAQAEKALLLSQSCRSVLVFPLALQGHLVGFIGFDTVYEEKEWTEKHIVLLQLVGEILSNILERKQMDTLLSSERNLLQTLIDAIPDQIYSKDLQGHYAMANTAFLDFFNFPSLDALKGSTDRSLLPPALFRTLRSDDHRLLEEGLPAIHREIKLPGGEWFLATKVFLKDQAGEIIGLVGVNRNISEQKRAEEQVKYLLFHDPVTRLYNRVFLEEEFRRLNTPRQFPLGVVIGNVNGLRLVNDVFGHREGDRLLERIAEVLKNTCREEDIIARWGGDEFIILLPQTPLEKVPDIVHRIRTALREADPDPVALSLSLGYAVKNHRKEDYADIIRLAEDRMFENRLAETREVRRAFIASLERLFQEKTQENEAHALRMRTLARKMGQAAALSEEEIGQLDMLARFHDLGTVAVSRHILGKAETLSSQEWEEVRRHPEIGYRIARVSSELAPIAEAILAHHERWDGDGYPYGRKAEEIPVLSRIIAILDTFDAMTSGRSYKPPASL